In Oryza sativa Japonica Group chromosome 3, ASM3414082v1, one DNA window encodes the following:
- the LOC4334450 gene encoding uncharacterized protein: MATMGSAPSYVVLDRVVHLDKEAVKEESEWAIMECRDRKTYLRNDHVGDEVVYGLSLLVQIAEPPDLSKLSIRLSEPPVQVAARPEEILDDGSSVLQLLDLPKRALNLHTSVQSVADDLIVFTSCLRNRTHRYLVYDAIGKSLSMIPCLPNRCDPSATFQPLPLRAGAGGDYTIALLGRDMRSDRETTRRFFQDVLCLCPPPPSSRPPPPSSFSAVTTPWQFKNPLFPPETPNRFKAHMVFSSGGQAFWANLAQGVLYCSCHDVLTGGYDVPFRYIPLPPECHLDPMKNQLRLCRTMNCVKDSIKFASIDMVPPDEAMMTTWTLTLATTQWHKDGELRVASLWELEGFKKAGLPKVKPTSPVLSMEENGVICFMLNAAEEGVYMVSLNMHTKNIMSSTRLSSCPTQPLGVEFPKHIQNPVPPKRDRDDLEECSTAIKRRLSRT; encoded by the coding sequence ATGGCTACCATGGGGTCTGCACCTTCCTATGTCGTGCTGGACCGCGTGGTTCATCTGGACAAGGAAGCCGTCAAGGAAGAATCGGAGTGGGCGATCATGGAGTGTAGAGATCGGAAGACCTACCTGCGCAACGACCacgtcggcgacgaggtggtgtaTGGCTTGTCACTCCTAGTGCAGATCGCCGAGCCGCCGGATCTCTCCAAGCTGTCCATCCGCCTCAGCGAACCCCCCGTGCAAGTCGCCGCCCGACCAGAGGAGATCCTCGACGATGGCTCCTCCGTCTTGCAGCTCTTGGACTTGCCTAAACGGGCCCTCAACCTGCACACCTCCGTCCagtccgtcgccgacgacctcatCGTCTTCACCTCCTGCCTCCGCAATCGCACCCACCGCTACCTAGTCTACGACGCCATCGGCAAGTCACTCTCCATGATCCCTTGCCTGCCCAACCGCTGCGATCCCTCTGCCACGTTCCAGCCTCTCCCTCTtcgtgccggcgccggcggcgactacACCATTGCCCTCCTGGGAAGGGACATGCGGTCCGACCGGGAAACCACCAGGCGCTTCTTCCAGGATGTCCTCTGCCtgtgtccgccgccgccatcctcgagACCTCCACCGCCATCCTCCTTCTCCGCTGTCACCACGCCGTGGCAATTCAAGAACCCGCTCTTCCCTCCAGAGACGCCGAATCGCTTCAAGGCCCATATGGTGTTCTCGTCCGGAGGTCAGGCTTTCTGGGCCAACCTCGCGCAAGGTGTCCTCTACTGCAGCTGCCACGACGTGCTCACCGGTGGCTACGATGTGCCGTTCCGCTACATCCCGCTGCCGCCTGAGTGCCATCTTGACCCCATGAAGAATCAGCTGCGGTTATGCCGGACAATGAACTGCGTTAAGGACTCCATCAAGTTCGCTTCTATTGACATGGTGCCCCCTGATGAAGCTATGATGACGACTTGGACTCTGACCCTGGCCACCACGCAGTGGCACAAGGATGGGGAACTCCGTGTGGCAAGCCTGTGGGAGCTGGAGGGCTTCAAGAAGGCCGGGTTGCCTAAGGTCAAGCCGACTAGCCCCGTCCTGAGCATGGAGGAAAACGGTGTCATCTGTTTCATGCTCAATGCTGCTGAAGAAGGGGTGTACATGGTCAGCCTCAACATGCACACCAAGAACATCATGTCCTCCACCAGGCTCTCCTCCTGCCCAACACAGCCTTTGGGTGTAGAATTTCCCAAACACATTCAGAATCCAGTTCCACCCAAGAGGGATCGTGATGATTTGGAGGAGTGCTCGACTGCAATCAAGAGGAGGTTGTCAAGAACCTGA
- the LOC4334451 gene encoding uncharacterized LOC4334451 has protein sequence MAMAAASVLAASSSSSPPPLALASWRWRPPPPPPLLAVAGAARGATNPRLALRLSAAASPPVTGESRAIAGTGRCLVAPMGGDETERDATAATAPDWGALARRLALGALGCAVLCCGGAAVAAEDSIKASGFGLRVAASLRRLGWADEAVVFTLATLPVIELRGAIPVGYWMRLDPIRLTVLSVLGNMVPVPFIILYLKKLAAFLSQRSASATRIMDLLFERARQKAAPVEEFQWLGLMLFVAVPFPGTGAWTGAIISSVLGMPFWSGFSANFVGVVLAGLLVNLLMNLGLKYAIITGLVLFFLSTVMWGVLRSLKKSLNAK, from the exons atggccatggcggcggcgtcggttctcgccgcctcgtcctcctcctcccctcctccgctcgCGCTCGCGTCGTGGAGATggaggcctccgccgccgccgcctcttctgGCAGTTGCAGGTGCAGCTCGCGGAGCGACAAATCCCAGGCTCGCTCTCCGCCTGAGCGCTGCGGCGTCTCCTCCGGTTACCGGCGAATCTCGCGCCATCGCGGGGACGGGGCGGTGTCTGGTGGCGCCGATGGGTGGGGACGAGACGGAGCGGGATGCGACGGCTGCGACGGCGCCAGACTGGGGCGCGCTCGCGAGGCGGCTGGCTCTGGGCGCGCTGGGGTGCGCCGTGCTCTgctgcggcggtgcggcggtggcggcggaggactcGATCAAGGCGTCCGGCTTCGGGCTGCGTGTGGCGGCGTCGCTGCGGAGGCTCGGGTGGGCGGACGAGGCCGTCGTGTTCACGCTCGCTACGCTACCGGTGATCGAGCTGCGCGGGGCCATTCCGGTTGGGTACTGGATGCGCCTCGACCCCATCCGCCTCACCGTCCTATCCGTTCTCGG GAACATGGTGCCTGTGCCATTCATTATCCTCTACCTGAAAAAACTTGCAGCATTTCTCTCTCAAAGAAGCGCATCTGCAACTCGGATTATGGATCTTCTCTTTGAGCGGGCGCGGCAGAAGGCTGCACCTGTTGAGGAATTTCAATGGCTTGGTTTGATGCTGTTTGTGGCTGTACCATTTCCTGGAACTGGAGCATGGACTGGGGCAATAATTTCATCGGTTCTTGGCATGCCATTCTGGTCAGGTTTTTCAGCAAATTTCGTGGGCGTTGTCTTAGCAGGACTGTTGGTAAATTTGCTTATGAATCTTGGTTTGAAGTATGCCATTATCACTGGTTTAGTTCTGTTCTTTTTATCAACTGTCATGTGGGGTGTCCTTCGATCCCTCAAAAAATCactgaatgctaaatga
- the LOC4334453 gene encoding thioredoxin H2-2, producing the protein MGSFFSTMFTPPPAADDGGDSRVVAVHSTATWDEQWGAHKSNPNKLIVIDFSATWCGPCRFIEPAFKDMAGRFADAVFFKIDVDELSEVARQWKVEAMPTFVLIKGGKEVSRVVGAKKDELERKVNMFISSSSS; encoded by the exons ATGGGCTCCTTCTTCTCGACGATGttcacgccgccgcccgccgccgacgacggcggcgactcgcGCGTGGTGGCCGTCCACTCCACGGCCACCTGGGACGAGCAGTGGGGCGCCCACAAGAGCAACCCCAACAAGCTG ATCGTGATCGACTTCTCCGCCACCTGGTGCGGGCCCTGCCGCTTCATCGAGCCGGCCTTCAAGGACATGGCCGGACGCTTCGCCGACGCCGTCTTCTTCAAGATCGATGTCGACGAACTTTCG GAAGTGGCGAGGCAATGGAAAGTGGAGGCCATGCCGACCTTTGTGTTAATCAAGGGCGGGAAGGAGGTTAGTCGCGTGGTTGGTGCTAAGAAGGATGAACTGGAGAGGAAAGTCAACATGTTCATTTCATCCTCCTCATCCTAA